gtgaagcctctctgaccACAACTGGACCAGGCACCAAACTacgaatatagcagaatatcattaggaattatttcatttattttttccaatcaTGATTAGTTCTATCCCAGGTTTCTGTGCTATCCAGCCTCTGGGCCCTGGCCCTCCAGCCAGGGTCAGCAGTGGGCTCCCTTTTATAGCATatgtctcaagctggaccagttattggctggccactcccacaaCCTCTGTTCTACCTTTACCCTGGcaagacaaattgtaggtcaaaggttttgtgactgggttggtgaCTCAGTAGCTCCACTAGAAGTCTTACCTGGTTACAGCAAATGACAAGTTCAGGCTCTATATCCCTCATTGCTAAGAGTCTTAACTAGGGTCACCCTCTTTGAtgcctgggagtttccattgtacaAGATTTCTAGCTTGCTAACTCAggactctctccctccatcctccctccaccTGATCCATCCCCATCCCACATAGACCGTTCCTCCCATCCACCTCCTGAGATGTTTGTTCTATTTCTCCCTCACAGTGAGATCTATGTGTACCCCCTTGAGCCCTCCtttttacttagcttctctggatTAGGGATTGTAAAATGGCTATCCTTTACTCtatggctaatatccatataatataagtataatatccatatatataagtgaatacataccatgtttgtctttctgggcctgggttaccttacccaggatgatattttctagttctatccatttgctggCAAGTTTCATGgtctctttgtttttaacagctgagtaatactccattgtgtaaatgtaccacattctctttattcattcttctattGAGGGATGTCTAAGTCatttccagtttttggctattgTGCATAAAGCTGCTGCAAACAGAACTGAGTAAGTGTCCTTGTAAATGATGGAGTATCCTTTGACTGTAttccaggagtgatatagctgggttttgatgtagaactattcccaatttttgCAAAACTTCCACatagatttccaaagtggctgtacactTTGGTGGTGCACTCTCACCAGtaatgttccccttgctccacatcctcgatagtatgagctgtcacttctgttttgatcttagcaatctgacaggtgtaagatggaatctgagttattttgatttgcatttccctgaaaactaagtattcatttctttaaatgcttcctGGCCATTTTAGATTTTGCTGTTGAGAATCCTTTGTTTAGCTTCATACCCCACTTTTTAATTGagtcatttgtgtttttttgaaGTCTAGATTtctaagttctttatatatttcggATATCAGtcctttgtcagatgtagggttggtaaagatcttttcacaatctgtaggctgtcattttgtcctattgccagtgtcatttgccttacagaagctttttagtttcatgaggtcccatttgttaccTCTCAATCTCAATGCTTACacaattggtgttctgtttaggaagtcaTCTCCTGTGCTGTACTTaaggctattttccactttctcatCTCTtaggtttagtgtatctggttttatgttgaggtttgtgatccacttggacttgagttttgtgaagagtgataaatatggatcttcTGCAGTCTCCTatatgtagacatccagttagaccagcaccatttgttgatgctgctttcttcttttaattgtatagtttgggcttttttttttttttttgtcaaaaatcaaatgtccatagatgtgtggatttatttctggttcttcaatctgattccattgatcaactttcttatttttatatcagtaccatgcagtttttatcactattgctctgtagtacagcttgaaattagggatggtgatacctccagaagttcttttaaagttcagaattattttagttgagtttcttgtttttccatatgaagttgagtattgttatttcaaggtctgtaaaaaattgtgttgggatttgATGGGTatttcactgaatctgtagattgctattggtaagatggccattttcactatgttaatcctaccaatctatgACCATGGGAGATCTTCTCATCTtcagatatcttcttcaatttctttcttcagggtcttgaagttcttgtcatacagatcttttacttgcttggttacagttaTGCCAAGATATGTTACATGTTATATTCTGAAGGGTGTtggttttctgatttctttttctttttttcttttttaatgacttatttatttattttatgtatatgagtacaccattgctgtcttcagacacatcagaagagggcatcagaccccattgcagatggttgtgagccaccatgtggttcctgggaattgaactcaggacctctgaaagagcagtcagtgctcttaaccactgggccatctctccagcccctgatttgtttctcagcctgtttatcgttTGTATATAGAAGGGCTACTGAAGGGCAGCTGTAGGAGTTCCTTGGTCGAGtgtttggggttgcttatgtatactatcatatcatctgcaaacagggaaactttgatttttttttcaatttgtatctccttgatctcctttagtgtCTTATCGTTCTGCCTAAAACTTGAAAGTATTATATTCAATAGATTTGGAGAGAGTATACAAtcttgtccctaattttagttgaattgctttgagtttctttctagATGTTGGCTATCAGCTTGCTGGATGCAGCCATTATCATGCTTAGGTATGTCCCTTTTATCCTTGATCTTTTCCCAGATTTTATCATGAAGGGCTGTTAGACTTTTGTTCAATGCTTTTTCCACATTTGagataatcatttttatttcttttagtttttttatatggtggattacattgatagatttttatatgttgaaccatGTCTCTGGAATGAAGGCTACTTGGACAtgatggatgatctttttgatgtattcttagcTTCAATTTGCAAGCGTTTTATTGAGTACTTTAATAGGTGTGAGTTTTTTTCAGTTAGCTTTACAGGTTGGTTTTTAAGACATgtgatgctcttttgttctgcATATGAGCTTCTATTACAACACTATAATGACACATTCTGTCTGAGTCAATACAGTAAACACCTATGTGTTGAGGCCCAGGATGACCACATAAGAGAGAACAGTCATGTTGGATTTTAACTGAGTGTCATACAATTGACTTTTTCTTAGTGGAGAAAGAAAGTGAAGGCTCAATTTTGAACATGGCTTTCATCATTTGAATTGTTTCTTGAGGGAAATGAGAGAAATGGCTACTGGTGAGGAGGTTGCATGGCTGACTCATTAAATCCACTATACAGGTTGCTTTTTATAGCTGAGTACACTTAAGAGCAATCCAAGACATCCCATCCAACACAGAATACAGATGATACCCCCAGGATCAGCTTTATACCCTTCCCATGGGAAGGAGGAAGTGAGTTATACCCACAATTGTAGATGCCCAGACTATTGGAAGTAGTATAAAGAGCCCTGTGGAAAGAAGTCAAATACACACTTGGAAGCAAGAGAAATCAAGAGTTTGTTTAGAAACATAAATGGAGTTAAAGACATGTAGGACACTGATGAAGGGACCATAATGTTTGTTCACGGTAGTATAAAGTTAAGAGTATTTTTATACTTTAACTTTAAGAATGTGTAACATGAGGTTCTGCCATTCTAGGTAGCTTTACAGGTTCTAAGTGGAATTTTAGTATAACCCAGAATTTATAAATACCTCCATATGTTGAGGTGGACTACAATCATCTTCATTTGCCAATAGTAGGATATCTCAGCCACAGCCTTTATTCCTTTAGTGAGAATTCCTTTGAGGATGTGGAGGGAGAAACAATGTAATTGTTTTTGCACATTGGAATCAAATGACATCATTTAATGAGAACTTATTTTTTTAGGAAACAGCATCCCATTGAATGTGTACAAATAAAGGATGTTCAAGTAAATACTGTCTTTATAAAATATTGTTGTAACTTTTGATAGAGAGCtaatacttttctcattgcttttaatttttaaaagaaaattagccCTGCGACACCATCCAGACAAGAATCCAGATGATCCATCTGCTGCTGAGAAGTTTAAAGAAATCAACAATGCCCACACAATCCTCACCGACACCTCAAAGAGAAACATATATGACAAGTATGGATCACTGGGACTCTACGTGGCCGAGCAATTTGGAGAGGAAAACGTTAACACATACTTCATGCTCTCAAGCTGGTGGGCAAAGGTAAATCACTTTTTTCCCTCTTAAAAGCAATTTCCTGGAAAATCATGATATTATTCATCCTGTTAGACTCTATCTCAAAGAAAGACCAACCTTCCTTCTATCAAATTCTTGTAAATAAAATGAGACATCACTTCCTCTGAAAGCTGTTATTTGAAGACCATTTTTCTTTAGCCCATCAATTAATTATGAAGTTCAACATGACTTAACAGACTTCTAGACATTAATTATATCTGAGTATGGAGCTTCAGGTTAATTTTGActgctcccttcttccccccatgGTGACTAATTAAAAACTGACTCAtttctcaaaaccaaaaataatttattagtgTGACAACTATTTAATAAATTATGATAAGACAAATTTAGCCATGTACTTTACTATCTATAGCATAGACTACATCAGCAAAGACAATACCTAGGAGAATGGTTACAGGCTCAGCTGGAACCTGCCTTGGGGTGGCAGAGAAGGAAATGAGGGGAAAAGTGAGAATTAAGTAGTAGAAGACAAAAGATTGATAGCTACTTGGTTGAGAAAAAGTCAATATGTTTAAAGACTTAACATAATCAGAATTGCAGtggtaattttgtttcttttcccaggAATCCCTAATATATGTACATTTGGTAGtggttttatagttttataaattttaatgttttttctgATAAAAGCAATAGTTTTACGTATAGAACAGATATTATTCTAGCATATATTAcaatatgtatattgtatgtacatataatggtacatattcataatatatctgtaatatacatatgtatatgtaataatgtatattatatataaaacagacATATGTTCCATTAATGTATTTTGTGGCCAGTTGACAATCATGTAAGTTGTGGTATATgctaacaaaaaccaaaaaaaaccccaacccttTTAGAAAGGCAGGATTCATGTTGAGTAGAACTTTGATTGCTGTTTTCTCCCACTTGACCTCCCTATGTTGAAGAATTTGATAGGCAAGAGGATATGTCTTCACAGTAAGCATGAAGAGACAGTTTGAATCACAGAGCCCCACTTGTCTTCTGCTAAATATCTCAGATACCCGTACTCACCTTTCTTTGAGGGAAACATGGGTTAAAGAGATGGTGCTGAGTGAAGTTTGAGCATGTGGTGAGAAGGAGCATTCTGACCATGAAATCAGTGAGGGCAGACTAGCATTCACACAACAAGGTGGGCTTCTGTGGGGTTCCGTGGAAATCTGACTTCCAGATATGGCACTATTATTCCCTTGGGAAGAAACAACTGCAGTCCAGATAATCACACACACTTTCTTGATATTGTATTTTGGTTGTCTAAAGATGAGAACAAATTTTCTTGTCCAGGAAGCTGAAAAAACTGATCAAACTTCCAATAGACAAGTCCCATTTATGCAGTAGCAAAGAGATACGACACAGAGCAATGACAGGCTTGGCTTCTTACGAAGAAGTATACATTCTTTTTCTGCTGTACCAAAGCTCAATTGCATAATGCTTACCTAAGTGGCATTAAATATGTTCCatataaatgaaacaatgtaCCATCAAAAAGTACATTAAAAAATACCAGGTCCCTGTTTGGAACTAATGTATACTGTGTAGCATGTATGGTAAGGGATGAAGTAAGGCTGTTTCTCAAAAGAGGAGATTTCCCTGGAGAAAGAAACAGGATGAAAAGGAGATTTTCAGGAAACAGTATGGCAGTGGCACAGTTCAAAGAAAGGGGACAAATATAGGTGAAGGAGAGCTGAGGTCTTTGAGGGCAATGGCTGGAGAATGCTCACAGGGGGAGTCTTAGAGGCAAGTGGGGGTTTTAAATTTCCCTAAAATGATGAAATCATACAACATACATAGCAAAGAGACCATAAGTGTCTGCAACCAAAGGTCCTCCACTGCAAGCCATCCTGAGACTCCGTCCCTGTTCCTGGAGCCAGAATGAGTAGATGACACCttaggaaggaggggaggggagggaagagtgtCAAGTCTGAATTCTTCTTAGGTCACTGAAgaagtgtgtacatgtacatatgatcTTTATCCATTGCTGCCCCCATCACTGATTATATAAAATCTGCATTAAATTTGAAGATGTACAAacttcatttattaaaataaatttgattttgttcaATTGCCCAAAAAAATGGATTTCTTGGAATTTCAGATTGGGGGAGTCAAGAGAAAGTGTTTTCTGGCTTGATCAAGTCATTTGTGCTTAAGGGAAATCTTGATGCTGTTTCCTGGGAGGAACTAACCATTTGTTTGTCTATTATTTTGTAAACTCATTAATTCAGTAGGAACTAGATGTCTGCAACATGTCAGGTACTAATCAGAgactcagagaagaggaggaggatgtagGGACCCTTTGAAGAGATGCTGCAGGACCAGGTTACTAACAGGCACTTGTGTGTGACAGGGAAGCTCTTTTGTGTGGTGAGAATTTACTGTGATTGAACAAGTGGGCTTGGTGACCTCACATGACCAGTCATATCCTATCCAGTACGGGTCtggtttttcttttgctcttagcACTCATAATAGCTTAACAATAGAAGAAAGTTCCAAACTGTGTTACTCCGACTGAAAGTAATTCCCTTTAGGTCTCATTTGTACAAACATTGGTGGGAAAAGGTTATTTCAAAGGAACTCAAGAGACAGTTTACATGGGTTAAGAATAAGAGTGAGTGTGGCAAGCAGGGTATGCTGGGACAGCTTTAACCCTATCAGGTATGTAGTTGCAGACTTTGAGTCTGGGGTCATCTTGTCCCTCATGCCAGTGACTCAGATTTGACTTGGCCTCTGTTTACCCTAGACCCTGTTCATCATCCTTGGCCTCTTGACCGGCTGCTATTTTTGCTGctgcctttgctgctgctgcAACTGTTGTTGTGGACATTGTCGGCCCAAATCATCAACACCAGAAGAGGAGTTCTATGTGTCACCAGAGGACCTTGAGGAGCAGATCAGAACTGACATGGAGGAAGGTAGGGTGAGATGAGAGTAGAGGTACTGGATAGTGTCACCTCTGGctatgtacgtacgtacgtacgtaccaGGTCTTAACGAAAGTAAACAACCACACAGAACCAGCCCTCCTCCAGACTCCCAGCTTTGGTGGGCAGTTTGGGAGAAGACAACAGGCTTTTGTCTTGACTGAGCAGAGAGAAAGGCTAGATCTAACAATATTAGAGAGAAGTCATGAAATGCCCATGATAATGTTAGACATCATCATGATATAGTTTGATATGTCTGTTTAAGAGAACTAGGCTCTGGGTTCAGGGATGTTAGGGAAGAGTGCCCGAGGACCGAGAGCTAAGGTAGAAGTTTCTCTCAGAAGATACACTTCAGTCTTTAGGATCTCAATTGAAATACAAAAGACTGGCAGTCAAACgtggcttttcttcctttgtattaTCGTCTGATGATTTGGGAGTGGAACAGGAGTTAGATAACTCCTCCTTAATCTGGAATGTGGCTTCTTTGCCCACATGGACACTCAAAGATAGCTGTAAAGAAGCATGGAAAACAAACTCTGCTCATCCAGTCACCTCTGTTGTCcatctgtgtgcacacatctcTGTGCTACATTGCTTCATTCTTCAAGTTTATTCtacccagaaagaaaaagggaaaaaaatctaaaaataaaaaaaaattcttaagagTTCAAAATACTAGAGATAGTTTATGGTCTGTGAACAATGTCTGTGTTTAAACAAGCCAGGATCACAACTGCCATTGTCCTGGTGTCTGGAAGCAATTCTCACTGTCCTTTTCTCTGGTGGGTTACACTGTTATCTTGGGTTTCAGGCTTTATCTCACTGCCAAGTCCCCACAATCAGCTAAAAGAATTACTGGATAATTGCAAGAAGCACACTGTTTTCAGGACTACGTGAACCAGGATGGTgcactcctctgcttctctgttcaCATTCAGATAGCACCAGAAACTATTTAGAGGCTTCTGTATGCCTTGTATTTCTTACTGGATGTGAAGCTGATGACATCTTATGTGACTGAACATCCAGATCCCAGCAAAGACTGTGTTTAATCGTGTGGCTAGTACTGAGTTCCAGACTCTCAGAATTGGGAGTTCAAAGAAGACAGAGGTGTGGTTtggttttatgctttttttttttcctttctgcaaACTGTAATGTCTTGTTATAGGCATGGTTATCCAGTAGCTAGAAGTATTTCTGGACATTTCTTGTTACTGATATTGGAACCAAACTGTGGACTAATGGTGAAATTATTGTACATTGAAAGTACTGTACATTTACTCTGCATTATTTTGTATAGAAAGTAACAAATAATGAATCTTTTAATGAAGGCATACAGAAGGAGCAGGCAAATAAGATCACTGACAAATGAATTAAGTAGCTCTAATTATCTGGAAAGGCCTTCTCATGAGGCAAGGGTGGAGGTCTGCACCACAACTTGCTCATGAGTAATGATTCCTGGGCACAGGCCTCAAATGATCTGTGAAGGAGGTGcttaagaataaagaagaaaacatcacACATCATTTTGTAACTaccatttatttttctccacGTGTAACATACCAGGAAAATCAGAAAACTAGcctttaataaaacagaaacgACAGTTCATTtaaagggagaaagagatggagtgCCATGGGAAGTCTGTGAGGTATGATGTGATGATTCTAGTTTCTGTGGGTGCAATGTGGAGTCCAGCATGGCCTTGGTGGGGGTGGAAGGACATGGCTCCCACCCCTGGGACAGGGCCACAGGGCATGGGCCTCCATGAGTGTCAATACATGGCAGGTGTGGGCACAAGACTTGTTTGAATAAtgatgtacatattttcatgttcctccttcaagGGATGTCCTCTCTTTTAATGTTAATGGCTCCATAATAATCAAAGACAGCAGGAGTCTGGAAGatgaaggtgtggctaatgtcttagCAAAATGATAActgctgggaccttcaggacaacccttaaggctgtgggaaagaactctaaaacatgagttcaaaaatatcaagtttttcaactatgcaaaaaataaggatgcaatatgaattaaaTGAGGAGTGTCACAAAtctaaaagaacaaaggcagctgcaataatgagccagcttgtcagaaagatacaaaggcaggaaaatacagaggcaggcagattcctgattTCAGGGTCAGCCTGAGACACAGTGAGTCCAgacccaggcatggtggaaaTGGTAATTTCATGGCAGGTCCCACCCACCCAGCTAGCTAGTTTATCGTCTCTGCTTAaccaaggcagacagatctctgagttcttttGCAACATTAAAAAAGTAATGTGTGCTGGCTGCTTCCTAAGAACCAATgagatgctgattcataggataatcaaaaagGAACCTGGAGTAGATGACTGgattgatatataaaataaaagactgggcttatgatctgcaagagatgagctatcgaGAGaaattttttagaatagcaagaactGCTATTCTAaaagaactgcttggagaactgtTTTGAGcaaaaaaaatagagacagagagttgtctggagatctccagagaaagtgGAACGAAGAGAGAACAATCTGGGAAGCTGTCTTGTGCAGAACATAGGCCACCAGCTTGGACCCATGATCTGACTTTAAGTCCTTTGTTTTTGCCACTCCCAAACACCCTTTGTCTCAGAACCCcgctccaagctgaggctggtccttggcagtgCAGCTTTGCCATGTCCTATTAGCAGGACTGCTGTATTTGGGCCACATGATTTTGCCTCACATAATCAGTTACCCAATACTCAGCCATGGACAGAGCACAGGGAGGGACAGTCAGTGGTTATGGTGATAttgtctttactttttatttttattttttagtgtagGTTTGAGCATCTTTATAATTTATAAGTCACAAATGCAAAGTCAAGAGTCTCATTGTGGTATCTTCATTTGTAAGCTGCTGCACTTCTATTTCTTCCTTAGCTTCTCATTTGTAGCAGAAAAGCCTAAGTCTGGGTGAGTTGAATGCCAATCTCCTGAGTCCAGCATCCACACTTACCTGAAAACCCTTTCTAcccttctttccttaagttgGATAAAAGCTCCAGCAGGTCATTTCAGTAGACCTTGGGGTAAGATCTCTTTTCTGGAACAGAAACTTAGAGTAGATGCCAGATTCTCCCCAGAGCTCCTCCCCGCTGGGTGATTGGTGATGGGTCTGTGCTCCTCTGGCTGTTCTGACATCCAGAACTACCAACTCCATTACAAAGGTCAAATTCGTAATCTTATAACACTGTCAAAGAATCCTTAACCCAAAGGAAcagctttttcttatttataaacatttcaaagaCTTTATGCCAAGGTGACCCAGATTTTATGATTCTTGAAATTTATGCAATCTGGGCAAACCTCTTTATGAGAATAACACACAGTTCTGAACACCAGTATTTGCTTCAAATGAAAGTAATCACAACAAATTAATGAGTTTAAAAGTGGACAAATACCATGGATATGTCAcaaaattggggggggggagggaagaaacaaTGACTTAGCCACCTAGTTTGTGGTATTGTCCTATGGTTGCATATTCTTTGATTGTATATCCATGTAATATAAATTTACTATATTATTTTCtgcagaaaatataaaagcaactCCTTTCTCTACTGTATTCAAACAAAACTTAgttgattatattattattaataaattagaATAGTTTCTTCTAGCTGTACAGCTCATGTTGACAGTGTTGTATATGACTAGATTATTGTCAAATTTGAGAAAACTATGTAGTTTATTTAACACATATAAAGTTTAAGATTTGGAAGAATTTTCCACAGACTATTTTACTCTATACATTCAAGACCATGTTTATGTCacaactcctgatcctcctgggCTCAGAGCCCAGAGGACACATTCAGATAGTGTGTCACAGTCTCTGGCGTGGGATTTAATGTACTCCCAGCACATGGGTTGGCATAGTGAGCTGTAGGAGAATTCCTTAATCCATTCCTACACCTGTGTGGGTTGCAATAACTAGTTATACACTACTTGCTGCAAAACACAAAATTAGGTCTCATTGAActtatacaaaatttactttcaatTATGTTTCTCTTTAACCAAATCTCTTAATAAGTTTTATTTTGGAACCATTGTCAGAAAGACATATCATGAAAAAGGTCAATGTGGAAAGAGACAATGCTTTTTCTGGCTTTGACAAAAATGGCTTTTGTTTTAGGTCTATGCAAATGGTTCTGTAATGGTAAGAGTCTCTGTGGCCTAAGTCTCATTACCTGTGTGCTGGAACCACCACTGCTCACCTAACATCTGATTGTGAGAATCTAGGCTTCATTTGTGGTCAGTTGCAATAGTTAGGTTCacgttcatttgtttgtttgtttgtttattggataGCTCGTATTTTATTCAGATAGCAGTATCATTACACATGGTCCAAGAACATTCAAATAAGAACTCAGATTGGAAGTTAAAGATTGGTCTTCAAACATAATAGCCAACAACGCCACATTTGCCTATGATCTCGCCTATATGAAACCACATCCACACCTCAGTGGCTACTAAGCCATTCAGCACAGCTTCCCTAACCATAAAGTGTTTGAAGCTACCAGTTTTGgtactttgaattattttttttaaatgttctgaaTAGCTGTAGGGATTTCACCGGGGTTGGGGGAACCAGTGCAACCTCCCTAAACCACTGGCTGAATGTCCAGGTTCATATTTGTATCTCCCTAATTCAGAGACATATGTAACTTACTGACAATTTTAATGCAAATTAAGGCTTATAAGCAGGAAAAAACAGACTCTAGGGGCTGTGCTTATGGTCTGTGGTCTGAATGATGATGGTACTGTACACATTTCcctagaaaggggaaagaagggagagctAATTGAGGTATAATAGAACAGTGTGTGGATTAATACAGGAATTGGTGGTTTATAGTAACTATTCATTTAAGTGCTATATATCTGATTATCCTGTGCTTGGAAATTTGGCCCATAAGTGAAGTGAAGATTATAGCTGCAAATTTATTCTTTTGTGCATAAATACTGATTTTAAGGAAAGGCAGTAGTTCTTTCTCTTGTTATTTCCTTACTCAGAAATgctaaaatatgaaatataataaatcaaatatgaagatattttctctccaaaataaaagcaaacagcTGCTGAACTTTTCCTTCGTGTATCTTACTATACCAACCAAAGAAAGAACAGATGTTATCAAGCGTTGGGACTTGATGATACTTCCCCATTCCCCATGGTTAGCTCAAAGGTCTTGTAAATACAATTGCAGCCTCTGTGAACTCATATGGGCCTGTCATGTTCAGACAATATTGTTTCCCTACAAAGTCCACTACTTCTGACTGTTAGAATCTTTCTAACCTTTCTTCAATGATCCATGAGCCTTGGGGAGATTGGATCATGctctagaacaatggttctcaagcttcctaatgctgcaaccctttgcagttcttcatgttgtgacacccaacaataaaattttttatgatgccacttcataactgtaattttgctactgttacaaatcataatgtaaatatctgtgttttctgatggttttaggcaATTCCTGTGAAAGAGTTGTTTAGTCCCCAGGGGGTTgaaacccacagattgagaaccactgctttagtaGGTGTGCATAATATACATATGGAAGTATTACATGCACTCCATGGGTTGAGAGAAAGGAAGGCACACATGAAGCCAGGAGGGAAAGGCAGGATggggagagactgaaggagggaaTGCTGCAtttgattaaaatacattatatgca
Above is a genomic segment from Arvicanthis niloticus isolate mArvNil1 chromosome 4, mArvNil1.pat.X, whole genome shotgun sequence containing:
- the Dnajc5b gene encoding dnaJ homolog subfamily C member 5B, producing the protein MACNGPNQRQRTMSTSGESLYEILGLNKGASCEEIKKTYRKLALRHHPDKNPDDPSAAEKFKEINNAHTILTDTSKRNIYDKYGSLGLYVAEQFGEENVNTYFMLSSWWAKTLFIILGLLTGCYFCCCLCCCCNCCCGHCRPKSSTPEEEFYVSPEDLEEQIRTDMEEDMDFPVVLQPTNTNEKTQLIREGSRSYCTDS